A genomic region of Trichothermofontia sichuanensis B231 contains the following coding sequences:
- a CDS encoding YihY/virulence factor BrkB family protein — protein MSFPGIVHFLVDCVWPTLTKTIRAGQQRRLSGLAAEVAYNAMLALFPAILAVLTTISFCRSAQGMLERLASRLGQVAPVEVLFLIQRFADEVTRTDGHRLFSISFIAAIWIASSAIGALMNALDQIQQTPLVQMRPYWHRKLVSLGLTIGTLIMLVAASFLVFVSDLLVRLLAMRSCWLDLRHDCPASLWILTGWRLLSWPLALGIVALTVALIYRLGPSRRQGQTPIVPGAVLAAISWAGLSALFRLYVSHYGTYNKVYGAVGAVIVLLLWLYLSALVILIGHQLNVTIGVIRREQAQGYPPQRRSIELGRSRRLCSATSLVSPAAGVGKTPVSPSLSPKITHQDSP, from the coding sequence ATGTCCTTTCCCGGTATTGTCCACTTTCTCGTCGATTGCGTCTGGCCAACCCTGACCAAGACGATTCGGGCAGGGCAACAACGGCGGTTATCAGGGCTGGCAGCGGAGGTAGCCTATAATGCTATGCTGGCGCTATTCCCGGCGATCCTGGCGGTGCTGACGACGATCAGCTTTTGCCGATCAGCCCAGGGGATGCTGGAGCGGCTGGCCAGTCGCCTGGGGCAGGTCGCGCCGGTGGAGGTTTTGTTTCTGATTCAGCGGTTTGCTGATGAGGTGACCCGCACGGACGGTCACCGCCTATTTTCCATTAGTTTTATCGCCGCGATCTGGATTGCCTCCAGTGCGATCGGCGCGTTGATGAATGCCCTAGATCAGATTCAGCAAACCCCCTTGGTGCAAATGCGCCCCTACTGGCACCGCAAACTGGTGTCCTTAGGGTTAACGATCGGGACGCTGATCATGTTGGTGGCCGCCTCGTTCCTGGTGTTTGTGAGTGACTTGCTCGTGCGGCTGCTGGCGATGCGAAGCTGCTGGCTCGATCTGCGCCATGATTGTCCCGCCTCCCTCTGGATTTTGACAGGATGGCGACTCTTGAGTTGGCCGCTGGCCCTGGGGATTGTCGCGCTTACCGTGGCCCTGATCTATCGCCTGGGTCCCAGTCGTCGCCAGGGACAAACCCCGATCGTGCCGGGGGCGGTGCTGGCTGCCATTTCCTGGGCCGGGCTGTCTGCCCTCTTTCGCCTCTATGTGTCCCACTATGGGACCTATAACAAGGTTTATGGGGCCGTAGGGGCCGTCATTGTCTTGCTGCTCTGGCTTTACCTGAGTGCGCTGGTAATTTTGATTGGCCACCAGCTAAATGTGACGATCGGCGTCATCCGGCGGGAGCAGGCCCAAGGCTATCCCCCGCAGCGGCGTTCAATCGAGTTGGGCCGTTCACGCCGCCTCTGCTCTGCAACCTCGCTGGTATCACCGGCTGCTGGGGTGGGGAAAACGCCTGTGAGTCCTTCCCTATCCCCAAAGATAACCCACCAGGACTCCCCCTGA
- a CDS encoding histidine triad nucleotide-binding protein yields the protein MSDTTDTIFGKIIRREAPAEIVYEDDLCLAFKDIHPQAPVHILLIPKKAIAQLADAESQDHALMGHLLLTAKRVAEQVGLSNGYRIVINNGPDGGQTVYHLHLHILGGRPMQWPPG from the coding sequence ATGAGTGATACAACTGACACGATCTTTGGCAAAATTATTCGCCGCGAGGCGCCTGCGGAGATTGTCTATGAGGATGATCTCTGTCTGGCCTTCAAAGACATTCACCCCCAAGCCCCTGTCCATATCCTGCTGATCCCAAAAAAAGCGATCGCCCAACTCGCCGACGCCGAATCCCAAGATCATGCCCTCATGGGTCACCTGTTGCTAACGGCGAAGCGGGTGGCAGAGCAAGTGGGGTTAAGCAATGGCTATCGGATTGTCATTAATAACGGCCCTGATGGGGGTCAGACAGTTTACCACCTGCACCTGCATATCCTCGGCGGTCGTCCCATGCAGTGGCCCCCCGGCTGA
- a CDS encoding class I SAM-dependent methyltransferase, which translates to MDVKNAELLEKMRRQFETAPYPKVPPEQSPKDDINSLYIHNFLTPYYLRNQQLIAPEGTVILDAGCGSGYKSLILAHANPGARIVGIDISEKSVDLAKQRLAYHGFTQAEFHTLALEDLPSLGLEFDYINCDEVLYLVPDPTTALQAMRSVLKPKGIIRTNLHSLYQRRSFFSAQELFTILGLMDAPAEELEIELIRSFFDALNDQVWLKGTCGAALRDEEGMRANLILQGDKGFTIPQTFAMLEDAGLEFISMVYWRQWQLLDLFKDRDNLPTLLGLSLPELPIATQLHLYELLQPVHRLIDFWCGHVGQTPEPVDIAAWTPDEWRQVRVHLHPQLKHEKVKTALLACIAGEKPFIFNHHLVVPTTPTSDLRLERNMAACLLPLWDEGPQTVPSLVDRWLKINPVNLMTLEPLDEATALADLCQHLQRLEVFLYVLLEKEAG; encoded by the coding sequence ATGGATGTCAAAAATGCGGAACTTCTGGAAAAAATGCGGCGGCAGTTTGAGACCGCCCCCTACCCCAAAGTCCCCCCGGAACAGTCGCCTAAAGATGATATCAATAGTCTCTACATTCACAATTTTTTGACCCCCTACTATTTGCGCAATCAGCAGCTCATTGCACCCGAAGGGACAGTGATTCTGGATGCGGGGTGTGGCAGTGGTTATAAATCCCTGATCCTGGCCCATGCTAATCCCGGTGCGCGGATTGTAGGGATTGATATTTCCGAAAAGTCGGTTGATTTAGCAAAACAGCGCTTGGCCTATCACGGTTTTACCCAGGCGGAATTCCATACCCTAGCTCTCGAAGATTTGCCCAGTTTGGGCCTGGAATTTGACTATATCAATTGCGACGAAGTGCTTTATCTGGTCCCCGATCCGACCACCGCCCTCCAGGCTATGCGATCGGTCCTCAAGCCGAAGGGGATTATCCGGACGAACCTGCACAGCCTCTATCAGCGCCGGAGCTTTTTCAGCGCCCAGGAGTTATTCACGATCCTGGGGTTAATGGATGCCCCGGCGGAGGAGTTGGAGATTGAACTGATTCGATCGTTTTTTGACGCCCTCAACGATCAGGTATGGCTAAAGGGCACCTGTGGCGCAGCCCTCCGCGATGAGGAAGGGATGCGGGCCAACCTGATTCTCCAGGGAGATAAGGGCTTCACGATTCCCCAAACCTTTGCCATGCTGGAGGACGCGGGGTTGGAGTTTATCAGTATGGTCTACTGGCGACAGTGGCAATTACTGGATCTGTTCAAAGATCGGGATAACTTGCCCACGCTCCTGGGCCTCAGCCTACCGGAGCTCCCGATCGCGACCCAACTACACCTGTATGAACTCCTGCAACCGGTCCATCGCCTGATTGACTTCTGGTGCGGCCATGTGGGCCAGACACCTGAACCTGTGGATATTGCCGCCTGGACGCCGGATGAGTGGCGACAGGTCCGGGTTCACCTGCATCCGCAACTGAAGCACGAGAAGGTCAAAACGGCCCTACTAGCCTGTATTGCCGGCGAAAAACCCTTTATTTTTAATCATCACCTCGTTGTACCTACGACGCCTACCAGCGATCTACGCCTGGAACGGAACATGGCGGCTTGCCTATTGCCCCTATGGGACGAAGGTCCCCAAACCGTGCCCAGTCTCGTCGATCGCTGGTTGAAGATCAATCCAGTCAACCTGATGACCCTGGAACCCCTGGATGAGGCTACCGCACTAGCGGATCTGTGCCAGCATCTGCAACGCCTAGAGGTATTTCTCTATGTCCTGCTTGAAAAAGAAGCCGGTTAA
- a CDS encoding Uma2 family endonuclease, translating into MELLWSDRQDEYFGVDMGIYHTTGASPRVPVVPDAFLSLGGLRRKAGNQSRKSYVVWEENGIVPTLTLEIVPWTPGGEYDDKLMIYQQLGVRYYGVSNPEYGQLDRIAII; encoded by the coding sequence TTGGAACTACTCTGGAGCGATCGCCAGGATGAGTACTTTGGCGTTGATATGGGGATCTATCACACCACCGGGGCGAGTCCCAGGGTTCCCGTTGTCCCGGATGCCTTTCTGAGTTTAGGGGGCCTGCGCCGCAAGGCAGGTAACCAATCCCGCAAAAGCTACGTGGTTTGGGAAGAAAACGGGATTGTCCCAACGCTGACGTTAGAGATTGTCCCCTGGACACCGGGGGGTGAGTACGATGACAAACTCATGATTTATCAACAGCTAGGGGTACGCTACTACGGTGTCTCCAACCCAGAGTATGGCCAACTCGACAGAATAGCAATCATTTAG
- a CDS encoding GTPase family protein: MANLPASQPPLEPTPDASSPPKTPWTQRLGNVWDNRTLRLPQWLPLASIGRWFRVDEAQIQEILATVRSQLPTTESWLIGKPQAGKSSIVRGLTGVSAAIVGQGFRPHTQYTQRYAYPSEDLPLLIFTDTVGLGDINQDTESLIQDLLQDLTTDRQRARVLILTVKINDFAIDTLRQIAQRLHQACPDIPCLLAVTCLHELYPAEVTDHPPYPPSFPDLDRAYQALQNQFAGLYDRAVLIDFTLEEDGYTPVFYGQEALLAALADLLPEAESRAMYQLLDEVGGSQIGNLYRQVGRRYIMAFAIAAATVAAVPLPFATMPVLTALQVSMVGLLGNLYGQTLSPSQAGGVVSAITGGFVAQMIGRELIKFIPGLGSVVAASWAAAYTWALGEGACVYFGDLMGGKKPDPKRIQAAMQAAFQAAKIQFQHRDNPLS; the protein is encoded by the coding sequence ATGGCTAACCTCCCTGCTTCCCAGCCTCCGCTAGAGCCAACCCCAGACGCAAGTTCCCCGCCGAAGACGCCCTGGACGCAGCGCCTCGGAAACGTTTGGGATAACCGCACCCTCCGTCTGCCCCAGTGGTTACCCCTGGCCTCGATCGGGCGGTGGTTCAGGGTTGACGAGGCCCAGATCCAGGAAATTCTAGCGACGGTGCGATCGCAACTACCCACCACGGAAAGCTGGCTGATTGGCAAACCCCAGGCTGGCAAAAGCTCGATCGTGCGGGGTCTGACCGGCGTTTCAGCGGCAATCGTTGGTCAAGGGTTTCGGCCCCATACGCAATATACCCAGCGCTACGCTTACCCTTCCGAGGATTTGCCCCTGCTGATTTTCACCGATACGGTGGGCCTGGGCGACATCAACCAGGATACGGAAAGTTTGATCCAGGACCTGCTCCAGGACTTGACGACCGATCGCCAGCGGGCACGGGTCCTGATCCTGACGGTGAAAATCAATGACTTTGCGATCGACACCCTGCGCCAGATTGCCCAACGCCTGCACCAAGCCTGCCCCGATATCCCCTGCCTGCTGGCCGTCACCTGTTTACATGAGCTGTACCCTGCCGAAGTGACCGATCACCCGCCCTATCCCCCCAGTTTCCCGGACCTCGATCGCGCCTATCAAGCCTTACAAAATCAGTTTGCCGGACTCTACGATCGAGCCGTCCTGATCGACTTCACCCTGGAAGAAGATGGTTACACCCCGGTGTTCTATGGCCAAGAAGCGCTCCTGGCAGCCCTAGCCGATCTGTTACCCGAAGCCGAATCCCGTGCCATGTATCAACTGCTGGATGAAGTCGGCGGGAGCCAGATCGGCAACCTCTATCGCCAGGTGGGACGGCGGTACATCATGGCCTTTGCGATCGCGGCGGCCACCGTTGCTGCGGTGCCCCTGCCCTTTGCCACCATGCCTGTGCTGACGGCGTTGCAAGTATCAATGGTGGGGTTACTGGGAAATCTCTATGGGCAAACCCTGTCTCCGTCCCAGGCGGGGGGCGTGGTGAGTGCGATCACGGGGGGATTTGTTGCCCAGATGATCGGACGGGAGTTGATCAAATTCATTCCTGGTCTAGGCAGCGTCGTGGCAGCTTCTTGGGCAGCGGCCTATACCTGGGCTTTGGGGGAAGGGGCCTGTGTTTACTTTGGTGATCTCATGGGTGGGAAAAAGCCCGATCCTAAACGCATCCAAGCCGCCATGCAGGCAGCGTTCCAAGCCGCCAAAATCCAATTCCAGCACCGCGACAACCCTCTATCGTAG
- a CDS encoding hybrid sensor histidine kinase/response regulator: protein MLISSILVIDDEPTNFDVIETLLANQGYDLNYSASGAEAIASLATFAPDVILLDVMMPDMDGIEVCRQIKAMSQWQAVPIIMVTALNSKEDLARCLDAGADDFISKPINGLELRARVRSMLRIKRQYDRIQSLSQLQRKTINLLRENLQILQGNLTANFPREMNTSLTGILVALQMLEQAIDPNSQAALYELVQIAYRSSQRLETFSQKFLQYLQLELAANNLSEDTAIDQHSSDDVNSLDTKLGDDNDSLDEARSSSITGDKRIKGIKANAINISFTEKSQPNFVHSLAIVEIAEVIAEKKYKRLADLRCRILGMDLAVDPKHLKSIINELVDNAFKFSPAQTPVILRSECRDDRLHLWINNQGLGMTQEQIAKVGAFVQFEHRTYEEQGIGLGLAIAQKAIALYGGHLRLTSIYQKELTAYFTLPLATENDVNKQET, encoded by the coding sequence ATGCTTATTTCTTCAATTTTAGTGATTGATGACGAACCAACTAACTTTGATGTTATCGAAACCCTACTGGCTAATCAGGGTTATGACCTAAATTATTCAGCTAGTGGTGCTGAGGCGATCGCATCGCTTGCGACCTTCGCGCCTGATGTCATTTTGCTAGATGTGATGATGCCGGACATGGATGGCATTGAAGTCTGTCGGCAGATTAAGGCGATGAGCCAATGGCAAGCTGTCCCTATCATCATGGTCACTGCTCTGAATAGTAAGGAAGATTTAGCCCGCTGTTTAGATGCTGGTGCTGATGATTTCATTAGCAAACCGATCAATGGTTTAGAACTGCGGGCGCGGGTGCGTTCAATGTTGCGCATCAAACGCCAGTACGATCGTATCCAGTCTTTGTCACAATTACAACGGAAGACGATCAACCTATTGCGGGAGAACTTACAGATTTTGCAGGGTAATCTGACTGCTAACTTTCCCCGGGAGATGAATACCTCCCTGACAGGAATTCTGGTTGCGTTACAAATGCTTGAACAAGCAATTGATCCAAACTCGCAAGCTGCCCTGTATGAATTAGTTCAGATTGCCTATCGATCGTCGCAACGGTTAGAGACCTTTTCCCAAAAGTTCCTCCAATATCTCCAGTTAGAACTGGCTGCAAATAATCTTTCTGAAGATACTGCTATTGATCAGCATAGTAGTGACGATGTGAATAGTTTGGATACAAAACTTGGTGATGACAATGACTCACTCGATGAAGCTAGGAGCAGTTCTATTACTGGAGATAAAAGAATTAAGGGAATTAAGGCTAATGCCATTAATATTTCGTTTACTGAAAAGTCACAACCAAATTTTGTTCATAGTCTGGCGATCGTCGAAATTGCAGAAGTTATTGCTGAGAAAAAATATAAACGATTAGCGGATTTGAGATGTCGGATTTTAGGAATGGATCTAGCAGTCGATCCTAAGCACCTTAAGTCGATCATCAATGAATTAGTTGATAATGCTTTTAAGTTCTCGCCTGCTCAGACACCTGTGATCTTGCGCAGTGAATGTCGTGATGATCGCCTGCATCTATGGATTAATAACCAGGGTCTGGGCATGACCCAAGAACAAATCGCTAAAGTTGGAGCTTTTGTGCAGTTTGAACACCGAACTTATGAAGAGCAGGGGATCGGCCTAGGTCTAGCGATTGCTCAAAAGGCGATCGCACTCTATGGGGGTCATCTAAGGTTAACCAGTATTTACCAAAAAGAACTGACAGCCTACTTTACCTTGCCATTAGCTACGGAGAATGATGTGAATAAGCAGGAGACCTAG
- a CDS encoding hybrid sensor histidine kinase/response regulator — protein MFTPSILIVDDEPTNFEVIEALLANQSYDLHYSASGLEAITSLATFAPDVILLDVMMPDMDGIEVCRQIKAMSQWQAVPIIMVTALNSKEDLARCLEAGADDFISKPVNGLELRARVHSMLRIKCQYDRIQSFAKLQRNTITLLQENLQELRGNLASTLPHELNTPLTSILFALNLIKRSVDPQSDPKLYGLVEIAYQSSMRLEGLTQKFLRYLHLELVTIDLTDDAGVNGTNSLKLAADEDIITPSLEIVYLAQIIAEQYQRSADLICEIEAVDLAVNPQYLRWIVSELVDNAFKFSPDHTPVILRSERHHQRLHLWLNNQGRGMTEEQIAKVGAFMQFERQTYEQQGTGLGLRIAQKALELYASRLHLTSTYQQGLTVDWDLPIVQSL, from the coding sequence ATGTTTACCCCTTCAATTTTGATTGTGGATGATGAACCCACCAACTTTGAGGTCATCGAAGCGCTGCTGGCTAACCAGAGCTATGATTTGCATTACTCAGCCAGTGGGCTTGAGGCGATTACGTCCCTTGCGACCTTCGCGCCTGATGTCATTTTGCTAGATGTGATGATGCCGGACATGGATGGCATTGAAGTCTGTCGGCAGATTAAGGCGATGAGCCAATGGCAAGCTGTCCCTATCATCATGGTCACTGCTCTCAACAGTAAAGAAGATTTAGCCCGCTGTTTAGAGGCCGGGGCCGATGACTTCATTAGCAAACCCGTCAATGGTTTAGAACTACGGGCACGGGTGCATTCGATGTTGCGCATCAAATGCCAGTACGATCGTATCCAGTCTTTCGCAAAATTACAACGCAATACGATCACCCTGTTACAGGAAAATTTGCAGGAACTGCGTGGTAATCTGGCTTCTACCCTGCCCCATGAACTGAATACCCCCCTAACGAGTATTCTTTTTGCTTTAAACCTGATCAAGCGATCCGTTGATCCACAATCAGATCCCAAATTGTATGGATTGGTGGAAATTGCCTACCAATCTTCGATGCGCTTGGAAGGACTGACCCAAAAATTTCTCAGATACCTCCATTTGGAACTGGTAACAATAGATCTAACAGATGATGCTGGCGTCAATGGCACTAACTCTCTTAAACTCGCAGCCGACGAAGATATCATCACCCCTAGTTTAGAAATTGTTTATCTAGCGCAGATTATTGCCGAACAGTATCAGCGATCTGCTGACCTCATCTGTGAGATCGAAGCGGTTGATCTCGCAGTTAATCCCCAGTATCTCAGGTGGATTGTCAGTGAATTAGTTGATAATGCTTTTAAGTTTTCACCGGATCATACACCCGTCATCCTGCGTAGCGAACGCCATCACCAACGTCTGCATCTATGGCTGAATAATCAGGGCCGGGGTATGACCGAAGAGCAAATCGCCAAAGTTGGAGCTTTTATGCAGTTTGAACGGCAAACCTATGAACAACAGGGTACTGGTTTGGGTCTGAGGATTGCGCAAAAAGCACTTGAACTTTATGCTAGTCGTTTGCATTTGACTAGTACCTACCAACAAGGGCTAACCGTTGATTGGGACCTGCCAATAGTCCAATCGCTATAA